ATCATATTACCACATCTTGAAAATGATTATGTTCATTACTTCCCATACAAAATGAGCcataaaaaccaaatttctagttttttaagatataatttggataaaatattgaaaacaaagagaaaaaaaattgaaatttgaataaaatcaaaagACTGGCTACTTGTTTTCTATTTGTAATCATTATTACGTAGATGGAtaaccatttttaatttttcaagattccGTAAAATCACTAGTAACTCTTTTCTCCCACTaccaaaattgtaaaattatcaataacgaTAATATTAAGAAATTGCTTGAGGTAATCAGTATCAATTAATACATAATTGAATCTATTAATGCtaattaaatacaataaacACTCGATACTGTGAACATCGAATAACGTAAACCTCCGGATAACGTGAATCATCTTTCTATCACATTAACCACCGTATAACGTGAACAAATGATTTCCGTTACCGGGGGAACTACTTCTGGGGATTCCCTGGCAGTCGTGCTCAATACGGGGTTGCCCGACCCCGGGTCGTGCCCGGTATTTCCCCAGTTTTACTttgtagtttcattttttgcattgcaacatTTGCCTGTTGCTTTTGAATGGTTGTCGAAAAGTTTAGTGAATACGTGTTGTTATATGTAATGTCgctgaaaaaaccaaagtgtttaactctccgtgaaaaatctcttgtaattcaggagctaagtaaaggtgcaagtgtttcaaatttatccagaaaatacaatatagctaaatctacgatttgcaaaataaaccaaagaaaagaaaccattttaagagtaataacAGATATATATGTTAGAAAACacttaaagataaaaatagaaaaacacttaaagggtctggattaccacaaatggaaaacagctatacaaatggtttctaaatcaatgaaataagaattttgttgtaagcggagaaatgataaagcaaaaagccaaatccaTACATTCTCAAATAAAGGAAAGTGATAAGGAATTTACGGCTAGTGAGGCATGGCtacagaggtttaaaaaaagatttggaattcggtttttaaaaatttccggggaaaaactttcttcccaACCGGAACTTATTGACCCTTtcaaaaagcagttaaaaaataaaatacagaaACTTGGAATTACATTAGATCAACTTTATAATGCTGACGAAACGGGCTTATACTGGAATCGTCTACCGGACAAAACATTTGTTTCATCTGCAGAAAAAACAGCGCCGGGACgaaagactgaaaaacaacgaataacatTACTAGTTTGCACAAATGCTACTGGAAGACATAAAGTAAAACCATTAGTTATCGGTAAGGCTGCCACTccaaggtcatttaaaaacttcactTGCCCTCTTGATTATGAACACTTCAAGACAGCGTGGATGActgcatacatttttaaaaaatggttccatcattcctttgtacctcaggtaaattttgttgtgtatttttcttgaaatcgtagcataaatttacgtattcctttacaggttacacgttttttgtcaaataaagggctcccgataaaagccttacttctgctagataacgcgccatctcattcaaacgaagaagaattaaagagcgaagatggacaaatagtaacaatgtttcttccacCTAACGTTACGCCGCTTAACCAACCTACGGATCAAAATGTTATTACgcttacaaaattatattacaggaatagccttcttgccgatgttatagcaagtaattcaaacataactgatacattgaaaaacttgactattaaggaagctgttgtcaacttaacggctgcatggaatcgactcgattcacaaattattgcaaaatgttggagaaatattttagagaacacTGAAATGTCCGAGGATGACAATGATGAAttacctctttctgttttaaaacatCGATGGGACGATGATAAAGCAGACTTAATCTCCAAATCCTGTGATCTTCTAAATACACTAGCACCACAAGtaagggatttatctttacaatttaaatctgttattacatatgtaatttatgtatatttgtaggccacattcaaggaaactgatgTATTGGAATGGAATGATGCTGACAAAGAATGTGAAAACGACCAAGAAAAATGTGAAGTTCATGTagtcgagaattttcaagaaatgtcaagtaaagtgtcactggacagcgctataactgcattaaatactgcaatccagtgggcagaatatagtggtgtggacttcacagacctcatagttttaaaaagactaagagaaacagcccttgtgcaaaaaattacaaatcctaagaagcaaactaaaatttcaaacttttttgtcacccaataatctattttccactctatttagattaacctccgattacataaataaatcgctaACGTGAACatgcgttgttttattttgttcacggTATGGAGTGTCTACTGTAATATTTAAGAATAATGTTGAATATATGTCAAAATAGTGTTAACAGGTGTTAAACTAAGTGGCTTAACTCCCTAATCTCTAGCTACTATCAGCTGTTATGAAATGGCaaggaaataaagaaaaattaatattgtttccaggaaaatcaaaaatttaatatggtTACAAGCCAAGAGTTCCTTTTCCACTTCAATTTACagacaaattgaaaatgcaACTATAATGTATTAAACACCTAGTTAAAATGTAAAGTGGGGCACTTACACGATAGCCCGGAGGAGGCTTACTGAAGTCCTCCATGGTCTTTTCCTGCAAATTATCCCTGAATACTCCTGGATATAATATACGTACCTAGGGAGTGGGTAAGAACTTTCACTGGGtatttttaatagttatttattcattattaaccttttctatatattttaactaataaattagtgacaaattcttaaattttaattaaggaataaaaatttttagttgttAGTTGTTATGACAAAATTAACTTGAATGCtcagaaaacaaataaaacacaaaaagtcaACGTCAATGCGTTACTAGGCGATTTCAGTTTATTAGGGATTCACTCTGTAGTTCCTGTGGCTTTAAGGTTAAGTCTAATTTCATATAGAATGTAGCACATATTAGATAATAGAGAAATTGCAACTGCCGCTGTATATTTAGTTCTCAGCTCAACATTAAAATACTCACCAATGGGAATGAAATCAACGATAACTCGCCCCTGAGAATACAATTTCACAGAGCCAACGGTACCAAAATCCTACTCTTGATGTTGAACCTTTCGAGTAGCTAAAGTAGTTTAATTGTGCTAGAAAATCTAGTCTCGATACGTCATTAGCATGTCAAATTGACAGAACTGTCAATTTATTGTCcaaattgtttatgtttttttatcatttgaaaatttatttgtgttttaattaattaattcgttTTTCATTGGGCAATGAGCGTGCTTTGCCTTTCTctgaaatatagaaaatttaaatttaatttcgaataAAGATGCCGGCACAAAAGGTAAGAATTCTTACCAACATTTTATCATTTCAAGCAAGATCGTAATATAATGAAAGGCGCAAAACTCGTGACAATTACTGTCAGATTTTTACTAACAGTGACTATAAGAAATAACCAATTATTTTTGTGGTTTTctgcaaataattaaaacccattaaattattcataaatcACATGAAAGCGCGCCACTTAGGCAGAGTCAGGAGTTCAAACATGCGCATATAGCGGTGGCACAATCGCATTTTTGGGCGTGCGTTTCGGCAGCGGCAAACGTAGACGAAAAGTAGAAACAGCCGTACGCGAACACCTTTAAAATCGGTAAATCGGCCAGGGAATTTACAGTTTCTGTTACAGTACGGTGGAAAGTGTGTCGGTACCGGTTTTGTCCTCATGTGAAAACCATTTCTCATAAGCGACAAACTCTAAGTCAATCCGATAGAAAGTAAAGTGAGAGCAGTGCCTATAAGGAAAATGAAAGAATACAACCAAGTCACTTTACCCAATTACTCCtacgttttcaattttgagtCAGACTTCATTCATCAGAAAAGCAGAACATGGATGCTGGACAACTGGACATGGGTATTTTATTATGTGGGTGTCTACATGGTGTTGATATTTGGTGGACAATATTTAATGCAACACAGGCCAAGATTTGAACTAAGAGGCACTCTGTTTGTGTGGAACACCCTCCTAGCCACCTTCAGCATTATGGGAGCCTGTCGAACTCTTCCAGAATTTCTGTGTTCTTTGAATCATCATGGGCTCTATCACTCAGTTTGTGTGCCTTCCTTTATTGAGCATGACAAAGTGTCTGGCTTCTGGACGTTTATGTTTGTGCTCAGCAAGCTCCCTGAGCTAGGAGATACAATATTTATAGTCCTCCGCAAACAACCCCTCATATTCCTGCACTGGTATCACCATATTACTGTGCTTCTGTACTCTTGGTTTAGTTACACTGAGTACACATCTAGTGCTAGATGGTTCATTGTGATGAATTATTGCGTCCATTCCATTATGTATTCTTATTATGCACTTCGAGCTTGGGGTTGCCCCCCTCCTCGGCAGGTAGCCCTGATTATAACTTCTCTCCAGCTGCTGCAAATGGTCATTGGGTGCGCCATCAATCTGTGGGCCCACCAGCTGCTGCAGCAGGGAGTTGAGTGTCATGTGACTCCCTTTAATGTCAAGCTTTCCATAGCTATGTATTTTAGTTACTTTGTACTTTTTGCCAGGTTTTTCTACAAAACCTACGTTGCCAAACATAGTAATACAAAAACTGCCTCCACAAACCCAGATTATCCCTTAATGAAATCTAAAGTTCAGTAGTCGAAACTATGGGGGGAACTGCTGTGTCAAACATTCCTTGCAgatgcatttttaatatacagatttactattactgaaaaattgcatattttactaaatttttatatagaaacAGCTTTCCTGTTGTTACCACCACAACCTACTTTAGCGTTGTGAAATTTCAGCGTTTCTCtttcttttagtttatttGTTGTTATATAAGTAAGGTAAATCCAAGTTTAAATCTCCCATGTAAGAATATATTATGTAGACAACAGCGGGATTAAATAACCTCATTATCAAGGCtaagaattttgaattgatGCAGCCTAGTGAGGACGCCGTTATGTAATGCACAGTGCAATAGCCTTGCAACAAGCAAATTTTACAGTCTCATTTTAAGGATCGTTTGATTTAGGTTGCAATTAATAGTTTTACTGCTGACAATTCAAAGTTTAAGTAATTTTACAGGGAGAGTGATTTTTATAGAAACGAAGAAATAAGGG
The DNA window shown above is from Euwallacea similis isolate ESF13 chromosome 2, ESF131.1, whole genome shotgun sequence and carries:
- the Baldspot gene encoding very long chain fatty acid elongase 6 — its product is MKEYNQVTLPNYSYVFNFESDFIHQKSRTWMLDNWTWVFYYVGVYMVLIFGGQYLMQHRPRFELRGTLFVWNTLLATFSIMGACRTLPEFLCSLNHHGLYHSVCVPSFIEHDKVSGFWTFMFVLSKLPELGDTIFIVLRKQPLIFLHWYHHITVLLYSWFSYTEYTSSARWFIVMNYCVHSIMYSYYALRAWGCPPPRQVALIITSLQLLQMVIGCAINLWAHQLLQQGVECHVTPFNVKLSIAMYFSYFVLFARFFYKTYVAKHSNTKTASTNPDYPLMKSKVQ